The sequence GGATCGCGCCCCCGAAGTCGGTCCGCCGCAAGATCACGGCCCGCACCCTGGTGATCGGCCACCAGGGCGACCCGATCCACCCGTTCGGCGACGCGGACACACTGGCGATCGACATGCCGGACGCGGAGTTCGTCCAGGCGCGCAGCCCGGTCGAGCTGCGGTTCGACCCGAGCCGGCTGTCCGACGCGATCCGGGACTTCGCCGCGAGCTGCTACGAGGACTGAACCGGTGCCGCTGGTCCGGGTGACGGGCAGCTCGGGGCCGATCCCCCGGATCCGGTGCTGGCGGGCTGACTCGACCGCTTCGTGTGGAGGACCAGCCGCGCGGACGTCGAAGCTCTCTCGCCGAAGGCGCGCGACGGGATCGCGTTCTTCTGCGGCTCGACCGAGCACGACGACGACACGCTCCGGGACCGGCTCCTGAGCCGGACTTCGAACAGCTTCGGCGAGCACCCGGAGGAGCGGCCGGCGCCCGAGGTCGCCGATGCGGTCCTCGCCGCCGCCGGCCGGCTGCTCCCTACGAGGCCTGAAGCGGCGCCAGCCCGGCCACCGGGCCGATCACGATCACCGCGGGCGGGCGGACGCCCGATGCCGCCGCGTCCGTGACCACCGTGTCCAATGTGGACCGCAACGTGCGCTGGGTGCGCATCGTGCCGTCCTCGACGATCGCCACCGGGGTGTCCGACGGGCGGCCGCCGTCCAGGAGGGCCTTCGCGAACTGCGGGAGGCGCTCGACGCCCATCATCAGCACGATCGTGCCGCGCATGCGGGCCAGCAGCTCCCAGTCGACCAGCGACCGGTCGTCGCCCGGGGCCACGTGGCCGGAAACCACCACCACCTCGTGCGCGACGCCGCGGTGGGTGACCGGGACGTCCGCCACCGCCGGGACGGCGAACGCGCTCGTGATGCCCGGGACCATCGTCACCGGGACGCCGGCCTCCGCGCAGGCGAGGACCTCCTCGAAGCCGCGGCCGAACAGGTAGGGGTCGCCGCCCTTCAGGCGGACGACGAACTTGCCCTCCTTGGCGCGCTCCACCAGCGTCCGGTTGATGACGTCCTGGCTGGCCGCGCGGCCGTACGGGATCTTCGCCGCGTCGACGATCTCCACCTCGGGGGCGAGCTCGTCGAGCAGCTCGCGGGGCGCCAGCCGGTCGACCACCACGACGTCCGCGCGCGAGAGCAGGCGCCGGCCGCGGACCGTGATCAGCTCCGGGTCGCCCGGGCCACCGCCGACCAGGGCGACCCCGGGCAGGGTGCCCTCCGGGTGCGGGGTGCGGCCGTCCTCGATCGTGCCGTTGTGGAGGCCGTCGAGCATCGAGTCGCGCACGGACGCCGAGCGCAGCGGCTCGCCGCCGGAGAGCACGCCGAACAGGAGGCCGCCGTGACGGCCGGACGCCGGGGTCACCGCCGAACCCGACTCGCCCTCGTCGGCACGCACGCAGAACACGCGCTCACGCTCGGCCTCGGCGCAGATCTCCGCGTTCACCGCCGGGTCGTTCGTGCAGGCCAGCGCGTACCAGGCGTCCTTCAGGTCGCCGGCGGCGTAGCGGCGTTCGTGCCAGACCAGCTCGCCCGCGTCCACCATGCCCTGCACCGACGGCGTCGTGTGCGGCGACACCAGTTCGACGCGGGCACCCGCGCTGATCAGCCGGGGCAGCCGCCGCTGGGCCACGGTGCCGCCGCCGAACATGACAACGCGGCGGCCGGTGAGCTGGAGGCCGGAGAGGTAGTGCGGGTCGTCCATGCGCGGGAGTTTATTGGCGGTTCACCTCAGCGCCAGCCCAGCGTGCGTTATGCCACGCCGGAGCCGGGCGAGCAGGTGCCCGCCCGGCTCGGCGCGTCAGCTCGCGCGGCCTGACGCCGGGTACGGCAGCAGGGCCATCTCGCGCGCGTTCTTGATCGCCGTGGCGACCTGCTTCTGCTGCTGCGGCGTCAGCCCCGTCACCCGGCGGGCGCGGATCTTGCCGCGGTCGGAGATGAACTTCCGCAGCAGGTCGACGTCCTTCCAGTCGACATGCGTGATCTTGTTGGCGTGCAACAGGTTCACCTTGCGCTTGGCGGGGCGGTCCCGGTTCGGCTTCGGCATCCGGCTCACCAGCTCGACTTCGAGACGCCGGGCAGCTCGCCGTTGTGCGCGGCCTGGCGCATCTTCACCCGCGACAGCCCGAACTTCCGCAGGTACCCGCGCGGCCGCCCGTCGGCGGCGTCCCGGTTGCGGATCCGCGTGGGGCTCGCGTCGCGCGGCAGCTTCTGCAGCGCGACCACCGCTTCGCCCTTCTCCTCCGGAGACGCCGACGGCGACGAGATGACGGCCTTGAGCGCGCGCCGGCGTTCGACGTACCGCGCCGCGATCACCTTCCGCTGCTCGTTCTTGGCGATCTTCGACTTCTTGGCCATCAGCGCTCTTCCTTGAACTCGACGTGCTTGCGCGCGACGGGGTCGTACTTGCGCAGGACCATCCGGTCGGGGTCGTTCCGCCGGTTCTTCTTGGTCACGTACGTGTAGCCGGTGCCCGCGGTCGACCGCAGCTTGATGATCGGCCGGACGTCGGTGCTCTTGGCCATTACAGCTTCACTCCCCTTGCCTTCAGCTCGGCGACGACGGCCTCGATGCCGCGCTTGTCGATCGTCTTCATGCCTTTGGCGGAGACGCGCAGCCGCACCCAGCGGCCTTGGCTGGGCACGAAGTAGCGACGGTTCTGCAGGTTCGGCTCCCAGCGCCGCGAAGTGCGGCGGTGCGAGTGCGAGACCTGCTTGCCGTAGCCCGGCTTGCGGCCGGTGACCTGGCACACGGCGGACACGGACCCTCCCGAGTTGGTAGTGGCGTGGTTGAATGTGATTGTCGTTTTCATCTACTCTACGCACCGTACCCCGTCCGTATTCCTGGAGCGCCAGTGACCCCACACCCCCGCGTCCCGCTCGTCCTCGTGAGCGGCCTCGCCCCGGGCCCGAACGCCGAGCTCGCCGAGCTGCTGCGCGGTGCCGGGCCCGGCACCGCCGTCGTCCACCACGACCTGCGCGAGATCCACTCCGGCGTCGTCCGCCGCCGGCTGCGGCTGGAGCAGCGCGACCAGCTGACCGTCCTCGAGCTGGCCCACGGCTGCGTGTCCTGCACGCTGCGCGAGGACCTGCTGCCGCTGCTGCGCCACCTCGCCCGGCTGCCGGAGGTCCGCCGGATCGTCGTCCGGCTCGACGAGGCGATGGAACCGGAGCCGGTCAGCTGGGCGATCCGGAACGTCCTGGTCGGCGACCACCCGGTCAGCGACGACGTCGAGCTGCGGGCGGTGTTCACAGTCGTCGACTGCGCGACCTTCCTGGCCGACGCCACCGGCGACGACGTCCTGGCCGAGCGGAACCTGCAGGCCAGCCCGGAGGACGAGCGCACGGTCGCCCAGGTGGCGCTCTCGCAGGTCGAATTCGCCGACGTCCTGGTGCTGGCCGGCGCGGCCACCGACGCCTGGTCCGCCGCGAAGGCGTCCGCGGTGCTCGACCGGGTCGCGCCGTCGGTCCCACGCGTCGAGCTTGCGCGGATCGACGGGCACACCGTGCTCGACGCCGTGCCGTCGGACGCGCGGCGCGGCGAGGTCACCGACATGCACGGGGCGCTGCTGCGCGGTCAGCCGCCGCTGCACGCCGACTGCGGCATCGGCCTGGTCACCTTCACCGCGCAGCGCCCGTTCCACCCCGAACGCCTCCACGACGC is a genomic window of Amycolatopsis lexingtonensis containing:
- the mrf gene encoding ribosome hibernation factor-recruiting GTPase MRF — translated: MTPHPRVPLVLVSGLAPGPNAELAELLRGAGPGTAVVHHDLREIHSGVVRRRLRLEQRDQLTVLELAHGCVSCTLREDLLPLLRHLARLPEVRRIVVRLDEAMEPEPVSWAIRNVLVGDHPVSDDVELRAVFTVVDCATFLADATGDDVLAERNLQASPEDERTVAQVALSQVEFADVLVLAGAATDAWSAAKASAVLDRVAPSVPRVELARIDGHTVLDAVPSDARRGEVTDMHGALLRGQPPLHADCGIGLVTFTAQRPFHPERLHDALDVLLDGVVRTRGRAWVASQPDVAFWIESAGGGLGIGHAGPWLAAPDGPAWTDVSPERRTLASLRWDPVHGDRAQELVVVTDQTTPDEIDAALRGALLTEAELAAGPEAWARYPDPFGDWHEEPCEDTEPDPARHSAANRKEER
- the rpsR gene encoding 30S ribosomal protein S18; the protein is MSRMPKPNRDRPAKRKVNLLHANKITHVDWKDVDLLRKFISDRGKIRARRVTGLTPQQQKQVATAIKNAREMALLPYPASGRAS
- the rpmG gene encoding 50S ribosomal protein L33, yielding MAKSTDVRPIIKLRSTAGTGYTYVTKKNRRNDPDRMVLRKYDPVARKHVEFKEER
- the rpsN gene encoding 30S ribosomal protein S14; protein product: MAKKSKIAKNEQRKVIAARYVERRRALKAVISSPSASPEEKGEAVVALQKLPRDASPTRIRNRDAADGRPRGYLRKFGLSRVKMRQAAHNGELPGVSKSSW
- the rpmB gene encoding 50S ribosomal protein L28, with product MSAVCQVTGRKPGYGKQVSHSHRRTSRRWEPNLQNRRYFVPSQGRWVRLRVSAKGMKTIDKRGIEAVVAELKARGVKL
- the cobA gene encoding uroporphyrinogen-III C-methyltransferase yields the protein MDDPHYLSGLQLTGRRVVMFGGGTVAQRRLPRLISAGARVELVSPHTTPSVQGMVDAGELVWHERRYAAGDLKDAWYALACTNDPAVNAEICAEAERERVFCVRADEGESGSAVTPASGRHGGLLFGVLSGGEPLRSASVRDSMLDGLHNGTIEDGRTPHPEGTLPGVALVGGGPGDPELITVRGRRLLSRADVVVVDRLAPRELLDELAPEVEIVDAAKIPYGRAASQDVINRTLVERAKEGKFVVRLKGGDPYLFGRGFEEVLACAEAGVPVTMVPGITSAFAVPAVADVPVTHRGVAHEVVVVSGHVAPGDDRSLVDWELLARMRGTIVLMMGVERLPQFAKALLDGGRPSDTPVAIVEDGTMRTQRTLRSTLDTVVTDAAASGVRPPAVIVIGPVAGLAPLQAS